In a single window of the Aminomonas paucivorans DSM 12260 genome:
- a CDS encoding TlyA family RNA methyltransferase → MSGRRRRLDQLLAERGLATSRTEAQRWIEEGRVRVDGFVIVKPASLVDPDQGIQVDTPKETWVSRGAHKLLGGLESFSLDPADKVCVDVGASTGGFTQVLLRRGARRVYAVDVGYGQLAWELRNDPRVVVRERTNARFLEPATLGEPCDLAVCDASFISLRLLLLPMISVLRPQGDLVALIKPQFEAGRGRVGKRGVVQDPRVHEDVVREIFRFVAEKTAWNVWGAAPSPLRGPEGNLEFLLHLRGPDQEPPPLPDPAALVERGHREIPQ, encoded by the coding sequence GTCGGCTTGACCAGCTCCTCGCGGAGCGAGGCCTGGCGACATCCCGAACCGAGGCCCAGCGCTGGATTGAAGAGGGGAGGGTGCGGGTGGACGGCTTCGTGATCGTCAAGCCCGCCAGCCTGGTGGACCCGGACCAGGGCATACAGGTGGACACCCCCAAGGAGACCTGGGTCAGCCGAGGAGCCCACAAACTTCTGGGGGGCCTGGAGAGCTTTTCCCTGGACCCGGCGGACAAGGTCTGCGTGGACGTGGGGGCCTCCACGGGAGGCTTCACCCAGGTCCTCCTGCGTCGGGGAGCACGAAGGGTCTACGCCGTGGACGTGGGCTACGGTCAGCTTGCCTGGGAACTGCGCAACGATCCCCGGGTGGTGGTCCGGGAACGGACCAACGCCCGGTTCCTGGAACCGGCGACCTTGGGGGAACCCTGCGACCTGGCGGTGTGCGACGCTTCGTTCATCTCCCTGCGGCTGCTCCTCCTGCCCATGATCTCCGTGCTGCGCCCACAGGGAGATCTGGTGGCCCTGATCAAGCCCCAGTTCGAGGCGGGACGGGGAAGGGTGGGCAAACGGGGGGTGGTACAGGATCCCCGGGTGCACGAGGACGTGGTGCGGGAGATCTTTCGCTTCGTCGCGGAAAAGACCGCTTGGAACGTGTGGGGAGCCGCCCCCTCTCCCCTGCGGGGACCGGAGGGGAACCTGGAATTCCTGCTGCACCTTCGAGGCCCCGACCAGGAACCGCCCCCCCTGCCGGACCCCGCGGCCCTGGTGGAGCGGGGGCATCGGGAAATCCCCCAGTGA
- a CDS encoding NAD(+)/NADH kinase has protein sequence MTVQSIGLLFNTQKRVAIEVAQRVLTWGRERGVPILLPPHEATVLGAPETSDEAWRQMVGFAIVVGGDGTFLRAARYVLGHPIPLYGINVGRLGFLAIGDPDSAEADIQSILDGRYSIQNRDCVRGVVHRGNRQVHELHALNDLVITKGSFARSVDLELAVAGQTVSYFPADGMIVSTPTGSTAYALSAGGPIVPPHVPCLLLAPICAHTLYARPMILGKDDVARITPRGDHRELLLTQDGQLGYELLPGDHIQVRLDPEKTVQTISLPNRTYYDLLRTKLQWGQCGFGGGGNEG, from the coding sequence ATGACCGTGCAATCCATCGGACTTCTCTTCAACACGCAGAAACGGGTGGCCATCGAGGTGGCCCAAAGGGTCCTGACCTGGGGACGGGAGCGAGGAGTCCCCATCCTGCTCCCCCCTCACGAGGCCACGGTCCTGGGAGCCCCGGAGACCTCCGACGAGGCGTGGCGCCAGATGGTGGGCTTCGCCATCGTAGTGGGGGGGGACGGGACGTTCCTGCGGGCCGCCCGGTACGTCCTGGGGCATCCCATCCCCCTCTACGGCATCAACGTGGGGCGCCTGGGCTTTTTGGCCATCGGAGACCCCGATTCGGCGGAGGCGGACATCCAGAGCATCCTGGACGGCCGTTACTCCATCCAGAACCGGGACTGCGTCCGAGGGGTGGTGCACCGGGGGAACCGACAGGTCCACGAACTCCACGCCCTGAACGACCTGGTGATCACCAAGGGCTCCTTTGCCCGATCCGTTGACCTGGAGCTGGCGGTGGCGGGACAGACGGTGAGCTACTTCCCCGCAGACGGCATGATCGTCTCCACCCCCACGGGGTCCACGGCCTACGCCCTTTCCGCAGGCGGCCCCATCGTCCCCCCCCACGTCCCCTGCCTCCTCCTGGCCCCCATCTGCGCCCATACCCTCTACGCCCGCCCCATGATCCTGGGGAAGGACGACGTGGCGCGCATCACCCCCCGGGGGGACCACCGGGAGCTGCTCCTCACCCAGGACGGACAGCTGGGCTACGAACTCCTCCCGGGGGATCACATCCAGGTTCGCCTGGACCCGGAGAAGACCGTCCAGACCATCTCCCTCCCCAACCGGACCTACTACGACCTCCTGCGCACCAAGCTCCAGTGGGGGCAGTGCGGCTTCGGGGGAGGAGGGAACGAGGGATGA
- a CDS encoding AAA family ATPase encodes MIESLRIRNVGGVRSAELEFRGRFVAVTGESGAGKSSLVRALELLAGKRAQGTILRAGEDAAEVEGTFLPGPDERDREPLRVRRVLSKTGKNRLYLQDEWATLADLGRTLSPRLQIQSQFAQLELLDPQEARDLLDAFAGPETESRRGTMETLYRDALGQERRLRDLKVRRRDVLATFAPAEAAAQEIRGLPLAPGCARTWEEERIRLQEGVAGLRALSQQTFLLAGDDQGLLLQLRRCIDLLTAHAPEEDRALWSSLAAEGLEKLEMLAGRCEKALLARSPEAEEAALEELETRLGTLKGLLRRLRLKDEAALLAYLEEARTQEAWLHESESLLADLETQVRQLRREANRAALDLREHRTASARLLGEEVQRHLGELGMEGFAFQVHLSPLDRLHPWGADQVEFLLGTGELPPAPIPKRASGGELSRILLALQCAIRDRRTPATLVFDEVEAGLGGKAALLAGLKLRELARSGQVILVTHEASLAALADQHFLVHREGDRTLVEDLRGEPREREIARMLSGSEDVPEALEHARVLLRCPRPEEN; translated from the coding sequence ATGATCGAATCCCTGCGCATCCGCAACGTGGGGGGTGTCCGCTCTGCGGAGCTGGAGTTCCGGGGACGCTTCGTGGCGGTGACGGGGGAGAGCGGGGCGGGGAAGAGCAGCCTCGTCCGGGCACTGGAGCTTCTGGCGGGCAAGAGGGCACAGGGGACGATCCTGCGAGCCGGAGAGGACGCGGCGGAGGTGGAGGGCACCTTCCTCCCCGGACCGGACGAAAGGGACCGCGAGCCTCTGCGGGTGCGAAGGGTCCTCTCCAAGACGGGAAAAAACCGCCTTTACCTTCAGGACGAATGGGCCACCCTGGCGGACCTGGGGCGGACCCTTTCCCCCCGGCTTCAGATCCAGAGCCAGTTTGCCCAGCTGGAGCTGCTGGACCCCCAGGAGGCCCGGGACCTGCTGGACGCCTTCGCGGGGCCCGAGACGGAGTCCCGACGCGGGACCATGGAAACTCTCTACCGAGATGCCTTGGGGCAGGAGCGACGCCTTCGAGACCTGAAGGTACGACGAAGGGACGTCCTGGCCACCTTCGCCCCGGCCGAGGCGGCAGCCCAGGAGATCCGGGGGCTTCCCCTGGCCCCGGGCTGCGCCCGAACCTGGGAAGAGGAGCGGATCCGGCTCCAGGAAGGGGTCGCGGGGCTGCGAGCCCTCTCCCAGCAGACCTTCCTCCTGGCGGGGGACGACCAGGGGCTCCTCCTTCAGCTTCGCCGCTGTATCGACCTGCTGACGGCCCACGCCCCGGAGGAGGATCGGGCCCTCTGGTCCTCCCTGGCTGCGGAGGGGCTGGAGAAGCTGGAGATGCTGGCGGGGCGCTGCGAGAAGGCCCTTCTCGCCCGCAGCCCAGAGGCAGAAGAAGCGGCCCTGGAGGAGCTGGAAACCCGTCTGGGGACCCTCAAGGGGCTCCTTCGCCGCCTTCGCCTGAAGGACGAGGCGGCCCTCCTGGCATACCTGGAGGAGGCCCGGACGCAGGAGGCATGGCTCCACGAATCCGAATCCCTCCTGGCGGACCTGGAGACCCAGGTCCGCCAGCTGCGCCGGGAGGCCAACCGAGCCGCCTTGGACCTGCGGGAACACCGAACCGCCTCGGCCCGCCTCCTGGGGGAAGAGGTGCAACGTCACCTGGGGGAGCTGGGGATGGAGGGGTTCGCGTTCCAGGTGCACCTGTCCCCCCTGGACCGCCTGCACCCCTGGGGGGCGGACCAGGTGGAGTTTCTCCTGGGCACGGGAGAACTCCCCCCGGCGCCCATCCCCAAGCGCGCCTCGGGGGGAGAACTCAGCCGCATCCTCCTGGCCCTCCAGTGCGCCATCCGGGACCGACGGACCCCCGCGACGCTGGTCTTCGACGAGGTGGAGGCGGGGCTCGGGGGCAAGGCGGCCCTCCTGGCGGGGCTCAAGCTGCGGGAACTGGCCCGGTCGGGTCAGGTCATCCTGGTGACCCACGAGGCTTCCCTGGCAGCCTTGGCGGACCAGCACTTCCTGGTGCACCGCGAAGGGGACCGGACATTGGTGGAGGACCTCCGTGGGGAGCCCCGGGAGCGGGAAATCGCCCGGATGCTCTCGGGAAGCGAGGACGTGCCGGAGGCCCTGGAGCACGCCCGGGTCCTTCTCCGCTGCCCCCGTCCCGAAGAGAACTAG